In Pan paniscus chromosome 13, NHGRI_mPanPan1-v2.0_pri, whole genome shotgun sequence, one DNA window encodes the following:
- the IMP4 gene encoding U3 small nucleolar ribonucleoprotein protein IMP4 isoform X1 yields the protein MLRREARLRREYLYRKAREEAQRSAQERKERLRRALEENRLIPTEIRREALALQGSLEFDDAGGEGVTSHMDDEYRWAGVEDPKVMITTSRDPSSRLKMFAKELKLVFPGAQRMNRGRHEVGALVRACKANGVTDLLVVHEHRGTPVGLIVSHLPFGPTAYFTLCNVVMRHDIPDLGTMSEAKPHLITHGFSSRLGKRVSLGTFRLGLRARPGICHSVSLSFLVPQVSDILRYLFPVPKDDSHRVITFANQDDYISFRHHVYKKTDHRNVELTEVGPRFELKLYMIRLGTLEQEATADVEWRWHPYTNTARKRVFLSAE from the exons ATG CTGCGCCGCGAGGCCCGCCTGCGCCGCGAGTACCTGTACCGCAAGGCCCGGGAGGAGGCGCAGCGCTCAGCCCAGGAGAGGAAGGAGCGGCTGCGGCGCGCGCTGGAAG AAAACCGCCTGATTCCCACTGAGATACGCCGAGAGGCTCTGGCCTTACAGGGGTCCCTGGAGTTTGATGATGCCGGAGGTGAAG GTGTGACCAGCCACATGGATGATGAATACCGATGGGCAGGAGTCGAGGATCCCAAGGTTATGATCACTACCTCCCGAGACCCCAGTTCCCGCCTCAAGATGTTTGCAAAG GAGCTGAAGCTGGTGTTCCCGGGCGCCCAGCGAATGAACCGAGGTCGACATGAAGTGGGGGCACTGGTGCGAGCCTGCAAAGCCAACGGCGTCACCGATCTGCTGGTCGTTCACGAGCATCGGGGCACACCTG TGGGGCTCATCGTCAGCCACCTGCCCTTTGGTCCTACTGCCTACTTCACGCTGTGCAATGTGGTCATGCGGCATGACATCCCAGACCTGGGCACCATGTCGGAGGCCAAGCCCCACCTCATCACACACGGCTTCTCCTCCCGCCTGGGCAAGCGGGTGAGTCTGGGGACCTTCAGGCTGGGGCTGCGGGCCAGGCCAGGCATTTGCCACTCtgtttccctctctttccttgtGCCCCAGGTCTCTGACATCCTCCGATACTTATTTCCCGTGCCCAAAGATGACAGCCACCGGGTCATTACCTTCGCAAACCAGGACGACTACATATCATTCCG GCACCATGTGTACAAGAAGACAGACCACCGCAACGTGGAGCTCACTGAGGTCGGGCCCCGCTTTGAGCTGAAGC TGTACATGATCCGTCTGGGCACGCTGGAGCAGGAGGCCACAGCAGACGTGGAGTGGCGCTGGCACCCTTACACCAATACCGCACGCAAGAGGGTCTTCCTGAGCGCTGAGTGA
- the IMP4 gene encoding U3 small nucleolar ribonucleoprotein protein IMP4 isoform X2 yields MLRREARLRREYLYRKAREEAQRSAQERKERLRRALEENRLIPTEIRREALALQGSLEFDDAGGEGVTSHMDDEYRWAGVEDPKVMITTSRDPSSRLKMFAKELKLVFPGAQRMNRGRHEVGALVRACKANGVTDLLVVHEHRGTPVGLIVSHLPFGPTAYFTLCNVVMRHDIPDLGTMSEAKPHLITHGFSSRLGKRVSDILRYLFPVPKDDSHRVITFANQDDYISFRHHVYKKTDHRNVELTEVGPRFELKLYMIRLGTLEQEATADVEWRWHPYTNTARKRVFLSAE; encoded by the exons ATG CTGCGCCGCGAGGCCCGCCTGCGCCGCGAGTACCTGTACCGCAAGGCCCGGGAGGAGGCGCAGCGCTCAGCCCAGGAGAGGAAGGAGCGGCTGCGGCGCGCGCTGGAAG AAAACCGCCTGATTCCCACTGAGATACGCCGAGAGGCTCTGGCCTTACAGGGGTCCCTGGAGTTTGATGATGCCGGAGGTGAAG GTGTGACCAGCCACATGGATGATGAATACCGATGGGCAGGAGTCGAGGATCCCAAGGTTATGATCACTACCTCCCGAGACCCCAGTTCCCGCCTCAAGATGTTTGCAAAG GAGCTGAAGCTGGTGTTCCCGGGCGCCCAGCGAATGAACCGAGGTCGACATGAAGTGGGGGCACTGGTGCGAGCCTGCAAAGCCAACGGCGTCACCGATCTGCTGGTCGTTCACGAGCATCGGGGCACACCTG TGGGGCTCATCGTCAGCCACCTGCCCTTTGGTCCTACTGCCTACTTCACGCTGTGCAATGTGGTCATGCGGCATGACATCCCAGACCTGGGCACCATGTCGGAGGCCAAGCCCCACCTCATCACACACGGCTTCTCCTCCCGCCTGGGCAAGCGG GTCTCTGACATCCTCCGATACTTATTTCCCGTGCCCAAAGATGACAGCCACCGGGTCATTACCTTCGCAAACCAGGACGACTACATATCATTCCG GCACCATGTGTACAAGAAGACAGACCACCGCAACGTGGAGCTCACTGAGGTCGGGCCCCGCTTTGAGCTGAAGC TGTACATGATCCGTCTGGGCACGCTGGAGCAGGAGGCCACAGCAGACGTGGAGTGGCGCTGGCACCCTTACACCAATACCGCACGCAAGAGGGTCTTCCTGAGCGCTGAGTGA
- the IMP4 gene encoding U3 small nucleolar ribonucleoprotein protein IMP4 isoform X3 — translation MDDEYRWAGVEDPKVMITTSRDPSSRLKMFAKELKLVFPGAQRMNRGRHEVGALVRACKANGVTDLLVVHEHRGTPVGLIVSHLPFGPTAYFTLCNVVMRHDIPDLGTMSEAKPHLITHGFSSRLGKRVSLGTFRLGLRARPGICHSVSLSFLVPQVSDILRYLFPVPKDDSHRVITFANQDDYISFRHHVYKKTDHRNVELTEVGPRFELKLYMIRLGTLEQEATADVEWRWHPYTNTARKRVFLSAE, via the exons ATGGATGATGAATACCGATGGGCAGGAGTCGAGGATCCCAAGGTTATGATCACTACCTCCCGAGACCCCAGTTCCCGCCTCAAGATGTTTGCAAAG GAGCTGAAGCTGGTGTTCCCGGGCGCCCAGCGAATGAACCGAGGTCGACATGAAGTGGGGGCACTGGTGCGAGCCTGCAAAGCCAACGGCGTCACCGATCTGCTGGTCGTTCACGAGCATCGGGGCACACCTG TGGGGCTCATCGTCAGCCACCTGCCCTTTGGTCCTACTGCCTACTTCACGCTGTGCAATGTGGTCATGCGGCATGACATCCCAGACCTGGGCACCATGTCGGAGGCCAAGCCCCACCTCATCACACACGGCTTCTCCTCCCGCCTGGGCAAGCGGGTGAGTCTGGGGACCTTCAGGCTGGGGCTGCGGGCCAGGCCAGGCATTTGCCACTCtgtttccctctctttccttgtGCCCCAGGTCTCTGACATCCTCCGATACTTATTTCCCGTGCCCAAAGATGACAGCCACCGGGTCATTACCTTCGCAAACCAGGACGACTACATATCATTCCG GCACCATGTGTACAAGAAGACAGACCACCGCAACGTGGAGCTCACTGAGGTCGGGCCCCGCTTTGAGCTGAAGC TGTACATGATCCGTCTGGGCACGCTGGAGCAGGAGGCCACAGCAGACGTGGAGTGGCGCTGGCACCCTTACACCAATACCGCACGCAAGAGGGTCTTCCTGAGCGCTGAGTGA